The genomic region GACACCGATAATTTAAGGGTATCTTGATAAAGATCGTCTCCTTTTCTGGTTAACGCCACCCCCGCGTTTTGTTCTAAAATTTCTTTTATCATGGCCACAAACAGTCGCTGACGAATCACAGTTTTTTCCAAATCCATATCAAAATGCTCGATGATAAAATGCAACATATCTTCACTATAGATCGGGGCATTGTCCCTTACATCTGCTAAATCTACCATTTCGGTTAAGGCTACTTGACAAGCTCCTCGGAAGCAAACAATGCTATCACCCTGGATACCAAAATTCCGGAAGGCCCAAAGGGAGGATAATTGCCGCCCGTCATATTTTAGTGGTTCCTTGATTAAATGTACCAGCATATTACTCACCTCAGCCATTGTATACTAGGGTGGCAGGTAAATCCAGCCCCTGGGAAGTAAAGGCCCGCATCATGCGCTGGCAGCTTTCACATCTACCACACATTTTGTCACCGCCATGATAACAACTCCAAATTAAATCCCAGGGTACCCCCAATCTATGACCCAGGGCCACAATTTCTTTTTTATTCAGACGGTTGGTAAAACTTACCACCTTAACTTGATTTGCCGTGGAATAGGCCATTGCCGTACTGGCAGCAGTTACAAATTCCGGTGTGTTATCCGGAAAGGTGGCCGCTTCTTCGCGGTTAAAACCTGCCACTACCAACTGGCAGTTTAAGGTCTCTGCAAAACAAGCAGCAATATTAACAAATAAGCCGTTGCGATTCGGTACCCATACGGCTGCGGCTGTGGCTTTGGCCGTCGGTATGTAGTCCAGTTCCGGACCCATTGGTTCCGGAATGTTTTCCTCTTCATTTACTAAAGAGGTGGTGGTTATTTCGGCCAACCAGGGTAAGTCGATAACCCTGTGTTTAACCCCATAATAATTGGCTAAGGCTGCCGCAGCCTGTATTTCACGGGTAGCTGACCGTTGCCCGTAATTAAAAGTTAAAGCCAACTCCACCTTAGTTTCGGTAAGCCCATAAGCCAGGCAAACTGCAGAGTCCAGGCCCCCTGAAAGTAAGACAATACTTTTCAAATCCCTATTCCTCCCGGTAAGTGGCATAGGCATCAGGCGATTCCCATACTGATATCTCTTGTAAAGTAACGCCTTCTCTTATTCCTGCAATTGGATTTTTCAATTTTTTATATATATAATAGGCTAAATTTTCCGCTGTGGGATTCATACCATCCTGGCCAAAACCAGGAATTTCATTTAAAAAACTGTGATCCAATTGGTCCACCACCTCGGCTAATAACTTTTTAATGGCTTTAAAGTCTACCAACATACCTAAATGGTCTAAATTATTGCCCTTTACCTTTACTTGCACATTCCATGTATGTCCATGCAGCCTGGCACAATCACCGGGATAACCGCAAAGACTATGGGCAGCGGAGAACTTGCTATTAACTGTCAACTGGTACATATGCGCTCCTCCTTAGATTTTTAGTATATCTCCCGGCCATGGACTTTACTATAATTCTCCTCTTCATCCGATCTCCCTGCAAAATTAGATTATTTTTTTCTTGAGTAACGATTGTTTAAAAGAAAAGTGCATCTAAAACCTCCGGTAGGGTTAGATGCACTTACCAGTTAACTATTCAACTATCCGGCCAGCCCCAGGGCTCGACCATAACATTCCGCTGCTTCATTCATTTTACCTTGTTCAGCCATTAATTCCCCCCGCAGCCCCCAGGCTTGATAATTTTGCGGATCCAGCCTAAGGATTGTTTCTACAATATCCTGCGCCTGCTCCAACTGACCAAGGTTAATTAGACAATGGCCATAGTTTAATAAAAAGGTAATATTATGGGGTGATAGTTCCACAGCCTTATTGTAACAATCAAGTGCTTCCTCTGTCCGTCCGGTATTTTCTAGACAAATACCCAGGTTATTATATATCGTAGCATCCTGGGGGGCAGCCTTAAGAGCACTTTGATAGCAAGCTATGGCTTTGTCAACCTGGCCTAAATTATGATAACAGGAGGCCAGATTACTTAGCAGACCAAGATCTCCAGGTAAATACTGTCTAGCCACTTCATAACAGGCCAGAGCTTCTTCATACCGCTGCAGGTAGAAAAGGCTGTAGCCCTTGTTGTTTAATAATTCAGGGGTACAAAAATCCATCGTCTGGGCCAGACTATAAAACTCTACGGCCTCCGCATGCCGGTTTAGTTTGCTGAGAACTAACCCGGTATTAAATAAAATTGCCGCATCATTGCCACCCAAGGCCCTGGCTTGATCGAAACAAGTTAAGGCCTCCCGGTAATGTCCGTTTTCCAGCAGGCAAAGCCCGATATTGTTCAACTCAGAGACCGGATCACCCACTGGCTCTGTGGACATAACCCGGTTTGTGTCCCCGGTCAAGCATTCAATTTTTATTTCATCCCACTGATTTTGTTTCAAGCCCCCGTTAGACGCCCGGTTGAGCCAATAGATAAAACTGCCTGGCCCAAGTCCGGTGGCAGCTTTCTTACAGTGTAAGGCAGCCCGATCTAACTGGCCCAACTTTAAATACAAGCGACTGGCATGTAGATGTAAATTCGCCTGGTCCGGATTGGATTTAAGTGCCTTTTCCAGGGAAAGCAAGGCTGATTTACCTGCTCCGGCAGCCTCCAGTATATAGGCTACTATTTGCCATAGGCTAATTCTTTTGAGCATTCTGGCAATCATTTGCTTAGTGTTCCACATCCTGGCATCGCTCCTTTAATAACCTTTGCCTAATAATTCTGTCTTTTAATTTACTAATCCTTCCAATTATTCCTAAATTCGTATGTCAAATCCCCTAACGTTTTGACATTCTTCATGGGATAAGTTTCTTTGTTTTTAAATCTTTGATTCCCAATTAGTGCTAACAGTGCTATATTAATAGTAGAAGAAAACCCGAAGGGAAAGATGTTGTGTGGTGCAATATTTAACTGCCCCTAACTCTGACCTCGAATCATTACGTTTACAATTGGCGGCCTTGGTGCAACATCAACTTTGTTTTATGAACCATGTTTTATTTCCTAATTGCGTCTACATAACTTCCCTGGAACATAACAATGATGTGGAAGAAGAAAACTTTTATTTGATATATGAAATAAAAAAAGACCGAGGCGGGATGCCGCAAGCAAATATTCATTTTTTACAAATTCCTTTAAGATTTCGTGGCCAGGGATTAGGAAGTAAGGTCTACCGTTTGTTGGAAGAGGTTTTGCGTAATCATGGCTGTGTATCGGTGGTTTTAGAGGCGCGGGTGAACTCATTAAATCCCCGGGATAATTCTGTTGGCTTTTGGGGTAAGCAGGGTTTTGTGCCGGGTGTGCATTATGCTTTCGATGATGAAAATTTTCCTATGATTAAGATGCTAAGGCAAACTTAAGGAGGCCGTGCGGCCTCCTTTTAAACTGTGGCTAATTGTTCCCTGGCCTTATTTTTTAATTCATCCAGGTACTTTACAGCTGCCAAAGCAGCCACTTGACCTTCACCGGCAGCCTTACTTAACTGATAGGGGGCGCCGGTACAATCGCCTGCGGCAAAGACACCAGGAATATTGGTGGCGCCGCTTCTATCCACCTTAATACCTTGGTTGCTTATCTCCAACCCCGGTACCAGTTGATCCGGTAATACTGATTCCCGTATGATAAAAATACCGTCAGCGGATAAATTTTGGTCTTCCAGTGCTACTCCAGTGGCCCACATTTCTCCGATAATACCCTTTGGTTTACCCTTAACAACTTTAATCTTTTGCTCCAGGGTAACTCCCTGGGCATCCTTTTCACTTATTACTGGTACCAATACTACCTCGGCGGCTAATTCTGCCAAATAATTGGCTTCTTCTAAACCCTCCCGATTGTAGGCCAGTACAATTACTTTTTTGCCTTTATACAAAGGACCATCACAGGTGGCACAGTAGCTTACTCCCCGACCTAAATATTCCACTTCCTTGTCAATTGGTTTTACGGTACTTACGCCGGTGGCTAAAACCACGGTACGGGCTTTATAAAATTTGTCTTTGGCCTGCAGGGCAAAACCGTCTTCCTCCGGGTATACACCGGTTATTTTGTTTTTATTGATGGACAACTTCATTACATCTAAATGGCCCAAAAATCTTTTCCGCATCTCTTCCCCGGTTAGGTTGGGCAGACCCAAGTAATTCTCCACACTGGGAGCCCGGTGTAATTTGGGGCTGCAAAATTCTGTGCCGAAGATAGCCACTTTCTTTTTCCTGTTGGCTCCGTTGATAGCCGCGGAAAGACCTGCCGGACCACAACCCACTATAGCTATATCAAAGATTTCATTTACTTCCATATTCTCCATTTTATCACCTCAAAATAGATTAATTACGCATTTAGTACTTGTTTTCTTATGTCAAGTATTTTTCCCCGGTGGATAGTTTTTATCAAATCTGTATAAGTATAACCGAGCGATGGCTGGCTAAAATAATAAAAATTGGCTAAGGAGGCACAACAAGATGGATAAAGATAACCGTAATAAATATCAAAAAGAAGAAGAAAAACATTATGCCACCGGGAAAAAATTCGTTTATGAGCCCACCGGCTCTGCCACCCATATTAATGTGGACGGCCAGTGGGAGCATGATTTTTACGACCACAATAAAAAGAAAAGTGCCACCGGTGGTACCGGAGACAACCCTTTAGCGGAATAGTTAGAAAACCTGGCTGGCGCCAAGCTCTTGGGTGCCAACGGCAGCCTTAGTTGTCCTTTTGCTGTCGGAAAGTCTTTCCGATATGCAAAAATAGTGAAGCCCCTGACAAACAGGGACTTCATTATTTTTACTGGTAATATAATCACTTGGCTAGTACATTACTTTTCTCACCTCTCTCACCTAACCGCTCGCATCTCAATCGATGGGTTTTCTCAAGCGAAATTCTGCCCCTAATTCATTGGCGATGGCCTGACATGCCGGAACATCCACGCCGGGCCAGTCCACCACCGAAAGGATTACCCTGGGAATAACTCCCACACATTTACGGGCAAATTCCAGCATAGAATAATATGCCTCTTCACCATTGGCCGGAGCACAAATTTTTACGTAGGTGGCCGCGTCCTGGGCATTTAAGGAGATAGACATGGTATCCACCAAATTAGCTAGCTCCGGCACTATATTACGACCGTAAAACAGGTTAGCCTGGCCATTGGTATTAACCCGAATGGATTTGGCCCCCTGCTTTTTTAGTGCTGCGGCTACCTCCTTAACAATCTCCAATCTGCTTAAAGGTTCTCCGTAACCGCAAAAAACAATTTCTTGATATGGTCGTGGGTCCTTAACCGCCGCCAGTACTTCTTGGACGGTGGGCTCTTTCTCTAACCATAAGTTATAACCTATACCGGTGGCAGTTTGCCTAATACAAAAAGCGCACCGGTTGGGGCAGCGATTGGTAATATTTAAATACAAACTATCCTGAATCTGGTAACTTACAATAAATTGCCTGTCCATTTATGTTGTCTCTCCCATCTTTGTGTCATAAAGAGGTGGTTGGCCCAATACAAATATGTTAAAAAGTGTAAGGAGGTTTACAATATGTCACCAATTAAACAGAATACACCGGGTCCCCCTTTTTTTAACTATACCGCAATTTTACGCGGTACCTTAGTTTCTTTGGGGTTTTCCTTGGGTTTAAGTATCCTGGCGGGGCTTGCTTACTATTTTACCAGTATATCTGAGAATTCCATCCCCTGGGTAGCTGCAACAATTCTTTTTGTCAGTGTCTCCCTGGGCAGTGGTTATGCCGCTAAAAGGGCTCGTAGCAAAGGGCTTTTTAACGGTATAGGGGTTGGCGTTTTAACCTTTATATTGATTTGGATTTTAACTGGTTTATTCTTACCTGGTAATATTTTATTGGTGGGGGCTCTGGGTAAATTGGCTTTAACCGTAATAGCGGGCGGTATTGGTGGAATGATTGGTGTTAGTTTTGCCTCTTAGCTCTGCTAAGAGGTTTTTGCATTATCGTAGTTAACTAACGGTAATGTTACGGTAAAGGTACTGCCTTGACCAACGGTTGATTGTACCGATAATTTTCCTCCGTGGTTATCTATTATTTGAAAACTTACCGGTAATCCCAAACCGGTTCCCTCCGGACGAGTAGTGAAAAAGGGATGGAATATCCGAGTCAGGTTTTTTTCCGGGATACCTAAACCTGTATCTTTAAAAGTTACCACTATTACATTATCTGATGAAATGTAGGATGCTGCAACAGTTAATTCACCACCAGTGGGCATAGCGTGAATGGCATTGGTAACCAAATGTAAAAATACCTGTTTCATTTGATCTTCATCCAACACAGCCAGTGGCAGGCTATTATCGTAATTCTTTATAATACTAATGCCCCGGCCCAGGCACTCACCTTCCACCAGTAATAAGACATGGTCTAAAATAGCGGGTAACGAGGCAAAACTTAAATTCGGGCTGGTTCGTCTGGCAAGTAGTAGTAATTCCTTAATGATATAGTTAATTTGATCGATTTCGGCTAACATCATGGAGATATGTTCCCGGGCCGGATCCCCCTGGGAGAACCGGTTCCCTAATACCTGGATTAAACCTCTCACCGAAGTTAAAGGGTTACGTATTTCGTGAGCCGTTCCAGCAGCCAGTTCGCCAATCATCACCATTTTTTCACGCTGGGTGAACTGTTTTTCCTGTAAATAGCGTTCCGAAAGATTCCAAGCAGTAAATGTCGCTCCCACTACTTTTCCCTGTTGATCCACCACCGGGGAGGTACGCACCCAAAAAAAGGGGGAGAGTCCTTTTATATTGTGAGTAAAACTAAGGTCCTGATCAAATTGATCTCCTGCTAAGGTTTGCCTTAACAGGTAAAAGGGACTGTTTGTACTATTATCCAGATCATATATATTGCCTTGATCAACAGACCATATTTGTTTCGCCAGATCGTTAGTGTAGGTGATTTTGCCTTTAGCATTTACTGAGATAATTACTACCGGGAGTTGCATAATAAATGGGGGATAAGTTTCTGGGAGGTGCTTAGTTGTCATCCACAGCGCTAAAAAAATAAAGGCAGCAATATCAAGAAAACCAGCTATATATTGCACCCAACCAGGAACACTAAAAATAACCACAACCCATTGCACAAAACCTGCTGCCAATATTACCCCGGGAACAGTCAGGCATATTTTTTCGCTTGACACAAGCACCCTCCCTCTATAATTTTGCATTTTCTAAAGATATCTCGCTGGATCTTAGATTTTCACATTTTCAAGAACAAGCTTTATGGGCAAGTTTTACTCACTTCTTGATTACCCGGCCATCTCAGAAGCGAGACTGTCAAGGGTCCGAATTTCGGCGGAGACGCAGCCCTTGCCATTGACTGGCCGGGCGGATGCGATGTAAAATCACCGTTCGCTGTGCTTTTATGCGGCCTGTAATGCCGGCCTTTTAATGTCTCCTATGTAAGGAATCTTATTATTAAGATAACATCAGACTGAAATAATTATTACGACAGCAAATTGGATAATCCTGCCATATTTTGTAGATCTTAAGAAATTTTTATTATTTATTACTTTATTGTCAAAAATGTTCAAGGCAAGCCAATTGGCCTGCCTTGATCCTAATTCCAGATTTTCAACAACAAAGACCGTATAAAATTGGGAAGCCGCACAAAATAAACGCGCAAACCTATCACCCCTTGTTTATTTCAATTTCTTTAATATTGTATTTTCTTGGGGTCGGATTTGTGCATATATGTTACATTATGACGACTTAGAGAAAAAAATACCTTAAATCCTAAAATTTTGGCACCTTTAATTTACTTACCATCAGTCCGGATAATAACAACATAACCAATGGCAAAGCCAGCACGGGTAAAGGCAACTGGTTATTGGTGATTAGCACTAAAATTGCCACAATGGCGCCAGCAGCTGTAATAGGCACTCCCATAAAACTACCGCTAAAGGTGGTTACATTAAAACGGGCTAACCGTAACGCACCGCACATTACGAAAGCTAAACTAATACCTAATCCCATGTAACCCAAATCAGACAGGTTAAGGGCATAGGCAAGAATGGCCGGGGCCACACCGAAGGATACCAGGTCAGCTAAAGAATCCAACTCTTTACCGAAGTCGGAAGAAACCTGTAGCTTTCTGGCCACTTTACCGTCCAAAAAGTCCATAACCCCGGCCATTAATATCATTAAAGCTCCGCGATTATATTGTTCTCCCAACGCCAAAACCAAAGCAAAAACCCCAAAGACTAGATTGCCCAGTGTGAATAAACTGGGTATGTGTCGACCCCTACTCATTGGGTAACCTCCCCATTATTGTTTCGCCAATCAATTCCTGGACACATGGTATATGCCTGCATCCTATTTTAGCATCCCCCTGGCCTAAGTAAAAGAGGTATCCAAATTATTATTAATTTTCCAGGGAGCTAAGAAAAAATTTTAATGAATCCCGTTAGTTGGGGTTTAACCAGGTATAAACCTTAGATAAAATTTGCTGCCAACTACCTCTGAAATGTTCGGTAACAGGTAAAGAATTAAAAAATTTTACTCCGTACCTTTTCTCCACCAACCGACTATCTAGTATCACCACTGCCCCTTTATCCTCGGG from Desulfotomaculum nigrificans DSM 574 harbors:
- the queD gene encoding 6-carboxytetrahydropterin synthase QueD codes for the protein MYQLTVNSKFSAAHSLCGYPGDCARLHGHTWNVQVKVKGNNLDHLGMLVDFKAIKKLLAEVVDQLDHSFLNEIPGFGQDGMNPTAENLAYYIYKKLKNPIAGIREGVTLQEISVWESPDAYATYREE
- a CDS encoding tetratricopeptide repeat protein translates to MWNTKQMIARMLKRISLWQIVAYILEAAGAGKSALLSLEKALKSNPDQANLHLHASRLYLKLGQLDRAALHCKKAATGLGPGSFIYWLNRASNGGLKQNQWDEIKIECLTGDTNRVMSTEPVGDPVSELNNIGLCLLENGHYREALTCFDQARALGGNDAAILFNTGLVLSKLNRHAEAVEFYSLAQTMDFCTPELLNNKGYSLFYLQRYEEALACYEVARQYLPGDLGLLSNLASCYHNLGQVDKAIACYQSALKAAPQDATIYNNLGICLENTGRTEEALDCYNKAVELSPHNITFLLNYGHCLINLGQLEQAQDIVETILRLDPQNYQAWGLRGELMAEQGKMNEAAECYGRALGLAG
- a CDS encoding DUF366 family protein; the protein is MLVHLIKEPLKYDGRQLSSLWAFRNFGIQGDSIVCFRGACQVALTEMVDLADVRDNAPIYSEDMLHFIIEHFDMDLEKTVIRQRLFVAMIKEILEQNAGVALTRKGDDLYQDTLKLSVSIATTSPVSTLIHTALNVSSRNTPVPTIGLTDMGWNSAEILALGQSIAQAYADETVSIHLARCKVRGVN
- the queC gene encoding 7-cyano-7-deazaguanine synthase QueC; this translates as MKSIVLLSGGLDSAVCLAYGLTETKVELALTFNYGQRSATREIQAAAALANYYGVKHRVIDLPWLAEITTTSLVNEEENIPEPMGPELDYIPTAKATAAAVWVPNRNGLFVNIAACFAETLNCQLVVAGFNREEAATFPDNTPEFVTAASTAMAYSTANQVKVVSFTNRLNKKEIVALGHRLGVPWDLIWSCYHGGDKMCGRCESCQRMMRAFTSQGLDLPATLVYNG
- the pssA gene encoding CDP-diacylglycerol--serine O-phosphatidyltransferase, with product MSRGRHIPSLFTLGNLVFGVFALVLALGEQYNRGALMILMAGVMDFLDGKVARKLQVSSDFGKELDSLADLVSFGVAPAILAYALNLSDLGYMGLGISLAFVMCGALRLARFNVTTFSGSFMGVPITAAGAIVAILVLITNNQLPLPVLALPLVMLLLSGLMVSKLKVPKF
- a CDS encoding two-component system sensor histidine kinase NtrB produces the protein MSSEKICLTVPGVILAAGFVQWVVVIFSVPGWVQYIAGFLDIAAFIFLALWMTTKHLPETYPPFIMQLPVVIISVNAKGKITYTNDLAKQIWSVDQGNIYDLDNSTNSPFYLLRQTLAGDQFDQDLSFTHNIKGLSPFFWVRTSPVVDQQGKVVGATFTAWNLSERYLQEKQFTQREKMVMIGELAAGTAHEIRNPLTSVRGLIQVLGNRFSQGDPAREHISMMLAEIDQINYIIKELLLLARRTSPNLSFASLPAILDHVLLLVEGECLGRGISIIKNYDNSLPLAVLDEDQMKQVFLHLVTNAIHAMPTGGELTVAASYISSDNVIVVTFKDTGLGIPEKNLTRIFHPFFTTRPEGTGLGLPVSFQIIDNHGGKLSVQSTVGQGSTFTVTLPLVNYDNAKTS
- a CDS encoding GNAT family N-acetyltransferase, translated to MEEENFYLIYEIKKDRGGMPQANIHFLQIPLRFRGQGLGSKVYRLLEEVLRNHGCVSVVLEARVNSLNPRDNSVGFWGKQGFVPGVHYAFDDENFPMIKMLRQT
- a CDS encoding NAD(P)/FAD-dependent oxidoreductase, producing the protein MENMEVNEIFDIAIVGCGPAGLSAAINGANRKKKVAIFGTEFCSPKLHRAPSVENYLGLPNLTGEEMRKRFLGHLDVMKLSINKNKITGVYPEEDGFALQAKDKFYKARTVVLATGVSTVKPIDKEVEYLGRGVSYCATCDGPLYKGKKVIVLAYNREGLEEANYLAELAAEVVLVPVISEKDAQGVTLEQKIKVVKGKPKGIIGEMWATGVALEDQNLSADGIFIIRESVLPDQLVPGLEISNQGIKVDRSGATNIPGVFAAGDCTGAPYQLSKAAGEGQVAALAAVKYLDELKNKAREQLATV
- a CDS encoding TatD family nuclease-associated radical SAM protein, which encodes MDRQFIVSYQIQDSLYLNITNRCPNRCAFCIRQTATGIGYNLWLEKEPTVQEVLAAVKDPRPYQEIVFCGYGEPLSRLEIVKEVAAALKKQGAKSIRVNTNGQANLFYGRNIVPELANLVDTMSISLNAQDAATYVKICAPANGEEAYYSMLEFARKCVGVIPRVILSVVDWPGVDVPACQAIANELGAEFRLRKPID
- a CDS encoding TIGR04086 family membrane protein: MSPIKQNTPGPPFFNYTAILRGTLVSLGFSLGLSILAGLAYYFTSISENSIPWVAATILFVSVSLGSGYAAKRARSKGLFNGIGVGVLTFILIWILTGLFLPGNILLVGALGKLALTVIAGGIGGMIGVSFAS